From the Polaribacter gangjinensis genome, the window ACTCTTTTGGTTTGTGGAGAATTGGAAATTAATTTTAGTTTGCTGATGTTTAAATCGTGTAATATTTGTGCACCAATTCCAAAATCTCTTTGATCCATAGCAATTGCAGGTGCTTTTAGTTCGCCTTTCGCTTGATTTTCTTTAACGATTCCCAATCTTTTTAATAAGTTTGATGATTGGTTTTGTTGATTGATAAATAAAATAGCGCCTTTTTCAGCATCATTGATAACCTGAAACATTTTGTCTAGTTTTTTATCAGCATCATTGGTAAGTGTCCCTAAAATATCATTATTTACTAGGGTTGAATTGATTCTCGTCAAAACAGCTTCATCAGATTTCCAAGAACCTTTGGTCAGTGCCAAATGAACTTGTTGGTTAGTGGTTTGTTCGTAAGCTCTCAAACGAAAAGTGCCAAAACGAGTTTTAAATTCAAAATCTTCTTTCTTTTCTATCAAAGAATCATGTTCCATTCTGTAAGCAACCAAATCTTCAATTGAAACAATTTTGATGTCGAACTTTTTAGCCACTTCAAGCAACTGTGGTAATCGTGCCATTGTACCATCTTCATTCATGATTTCTACGATAACTCCTGCTGGTTGCAAGCCTGCCAAACGTGCAAAATCAATTGCAGCTTCTGTATGACCGGTTCTTCTTAAAACCCCACCTTCTTTGGCTCGTAATGGAAAAATATGTCCAGGTCTTGCCAAAT encodes:
- the ribB gene encoding 3,4-dihydroxy-2-butanone-4-phosphate synthase; translation: MTPKYSTKTSQLHSIEEAINDIRDGKVIIVVDDENRENEGDFLAAAEKVTPEMINFMATYGRGLICAPLTENRCKELELGMMVSNNTDPMETAFTISVDLRGKGVTTGISASDRALTIKALIDKDTKPFDLARPGHIFPLRAKEGGVLRRTGHTEAAIDFARLAGLQPAGVIVEIMNEDGTMARLPQLLEVAKKFDIKIVSIEDLVAYRMEHDSLIEKKEDFEFKTRFGTFRLRAYEQTTNQQVHLALTKGSWKSDEAVLTRINSTLVNNDILGTLTNDADKKLDKMFQVINDAEKGAILFINQQNQSSNLLKRLGIVKENQAKGELKAPAIAMDQRDFGIGAQILHDLNISKLKLISNSPQTKRVGMIGYGLEIVEYVGFE